The following are from one region of the Dermacentor albipictus isolate Rhodes 1998 colony chromosome 5, USDA_Dalb.pri_finalv2, whole genome shotgun sequence genome:
- the LOC135916340 gene encoding zinc finger BED domain-containing protein 4-like: MKKAAVVPSGTDQGGRVNDPVTHYVLFQPEIGTEDTSHTELSRDDAVYVVADSSESSGTMTTEEWLSASGSLSECNTAEQTAGKAKTKKKHSFVWEHFDGHTLDKCSQVCKHCNMSVRLGKEGGCSKLGTTAMRRHLENHHAHLLTGLPSRVDVVRARKSRAGDSASDDAVTSGGKVKSLDGRRKRQPSSSVWQHFDYYGSDRFLVVCRICRMQVRLGKDGGCNRVGTTAMHRHVTIHHKFLLQKNPTLKTREGHGRRSQDVSCNMTKRSQVSPAVAAVHKKVLETKSESCGLRHADSMALNHRLAVFMANGIQPFSLAEEPAFLEFMRCCAPQWKVPNKAYFANSGVPALATMIKEAVRKDLKTCVGGTVHLGTETWQGPHMCDLVSVTAFWVKSQEPAQNLVRCRAVLDVVNLGESCTLENVSQALETVIKDWLLPAELKVGCIVTERLPSEAPPFLEMQLKHITCMAHCLDFEVENLLFTFHSKLADSFDMARTICSQLCHNDTARAKLKAIQSHHNLKQRPLVPDSPTNWKSTLRMLKHFCEQKLAVNEYLRGSGGISVSPEQWLVLRDAASVLQPVEEVVRLLSMDTAVMGQVLPLLCFAEKMLQSTLERSERGSPAHWLSAHLLSKLSSSSHITAVKADLAYWTASFLDPRFRDTFCSYISSDEAVAEQKLNEVKKHLLVKIRETYTHSTKLLYAANSGKLPQQNETAPSLDEDFSLWLMNAEQMGLTRSKVEVSSDGTNTEGAATAAFELEAYVQDSIADFSTPMSDPALYWQTKRMIWPSLYTVAVTYLACPPTNTYSEKMFEKYGAVASDGRQSICADTLSILSFVRMNHEWVPKDISAAPADVINSLRKAVDKGNTEQDNTHFVDAESEVLLKRVVFQD, from the coding sequence ATGAAGAAAGCGGCTGTTGTTCCGAGTGGCACCGACCAAGGAGGCCGTGTTAACGACCCCGTCACACACTACGTGCTGTTTCAGCCAGAAATCGGGACAGAAGACACCAGCCACACTGAACTTTCACGCGATGACGCTGTGTACGTCGTGGCCGATTCATCTGAGTCTTCAGGGACTATGACCACGGAAGAATGGCTGTCGGCATCTGGCAGCCTTTCCGAATGTAATACGGCGGAGCAAACTGCGGGGAAAGCGAAAACGAAGAAAAAGCATTCGTTCGTTTGGGAACACTTCGACGGCCACACATTGGACAAATGCAGCCAAGTGTGCAAGCACTGCAATATGAGTGTGCGTCTCGGTAAAGAAGGCGGCTGCAGCAAACTAGGCACCACGGCAATGCGTCGTCACCTTGAAAACCACCACGCGCACCTCTTGACCGGCCTTCCCTCTCGAGTGGACGTTGTGCGCGCCAGAAAATCACGAGCAGGGGATAGTGCGAGTGATGATGCTGTAACCAGTGGTGGTAAGGTGAAAAGCTTGGATGGTAGAAGGAAGCGGCAGCCTTCGTCATCAGTTTGGCAGCACTTCGATTACTATGGTAGCGACAGATTTCTGGTGGTGTGTAGAATCTGTAGAATGCAAGTGCGTCTGGGAAAGGATGGTGGGTGCAACAGGGTGGGGACAACTGCAATGCATAGGCATGTCACTATTCACCACAAATTCTTACTTCAGAAAAACCCCACCCTCAAAACGAGAGAAGGTCATGGCAGGAGAAGCCAAGATGTGTCCTGTAATATGACCAAACGGTCACAAGTGTCACCAGCAGTTGCTGCTGTACATAAAAAAGTACTCGAAACCAAGAGCGAGTCCTGTGGACTGCGTCACGCTGATTCAATGGCTCTAAACCATCGCTTGGCAGTGTTCATGGCTAATGGTATCCAACCGTTCTCACTTGCAGAAGAACCAGCTTTTCTCGAGTTCATGCGCTGCTGTGCACCTCAGTGGAAGGTTCCCAACAAAGCCTATTTTGCAAACTCTGGTGTTCCTGCGCTTGCAACCATGATTAAAGAAGCAGTGAGAAAGGACCTGAAAACTTGTGTTGGAGGTACCGTGCACCTTGGTACTGAAACATGGCAGGGCCCCCACATGTGTGACCTAGTGTCTGTGACAGCATTCTGGGTGAAGTCTCAAGAGCCTGCACAAAATCTTGTAAGGTGCAGGGCTGTCCTGGATGTTGTTAATCTTGGAGAGTCATGTACTCTTGAAAATGTCAGTCAAGCGCTGGAGACAGTTATTAAAGACTGGCTGCTGCCTGCAGAGCTTAAGGTTGGGTGTATAGTTACTGAACGTCTTCCCAGTGAAGCACCACCTTTTCTGGAAATGCAGCTAAAGCACATCACTTGCATGGCCCACTGTCTCGATTTTGAAGTAGAAAACCTGCTCTTCACATTTCATAGTAAGCTAGCAGACTCATTTGACATGGCTCGCACCATTTGCAGCCAGTTGTGCCACAACGATACAGCTAGAGCCAAATTGAAGGCAATTCAGTCGCATCACAACCTCAAGCAGAGGCCACTGGTGCCAGATTCTCCCACAAATTGGAAAAGTACACTGCGCATGTTAAAGCACTTCTGTGAGCAGAAGCTGGCAGTAAATGAGTATCTGAGAGGGTCAGGTGGAATTTCTGTCAGCCCAGAGCAGTGGTTAGTGCTCAGGGATGCAGCTAGCGTGCTACAGCCTGTGGAAGAAGTTGTTCGCCTCCTGAGCATGGATACAGCCGTGATGGGACAGGTCCTCCCGCTGCTCTGCTTTGCTGAGAAGATGCTGCAGAGCACGTTGGAGAGATCTGAAAGAGGCAGTCCTGCACACTGGCTTTCAGCCCACCTTCTTTCGAAGCTTAGCTCAAGTAGCCACATAACTGCTGTAAAAGCAGACCTTGCATATTGGACTGCAAGCTTCTTGGACCCTCGCTTCAGGGACACATTCTGCAGTTACATTAGTAGTGATGAAGCAGTGGCAGAGCAAAAGCTAAATGAGGTGAAGAAGCACCTTCTTGTGAAAATACGTGAGACTTACACACACTCCACAAAGTTGTTATATGCAGCTAATAGTGGCAAATTACCACAGCAAAATGAAACTGCCCCATCACTTGATGAGGACTTTTCACTATGGCTTATGAATGCCGAACAGATGGGGCTTACAAGGTCCAAGGTTGAAGTTTCTTCAGATGGCACAAACACAGAGGGAGCAGCAACTGCTGCGTTTGAGCTTGAGGCTTATGTGCAAGACAGCATTGCTGATTTCTCCACACCCATGAGCGACCCAGCACTGTATTGGCAAACAAAGCGGATGATTTGGCCGTCTTTGTACACTGTAGCAGTCACATACCTGGCATGTCCTCCAACCAATACGTACTCGGAAAAAATGTTTGAAAAATATGGTGCCGTTGCTTCAGACGGTAGACAGAGTATCTGTGCTGATACTCTGAGTATCTTGAGTTTCGTACGCATGAATCATGAGTGGGTGCCAAAGGACATATCAGCAGCACCAGCTGATGTGATCAACTCACTGCGAAAAGCTGTGGACAAAGGCAACACTGAACAAGATAACACTCACTTTGTAGATGCAGAAAGTGAAGTGTTGCTAAAGAGAGTTGTTTTTCAAGACTGA
- the LOC135916330 gene encoding uncharacterized protein: MGRLCGLYEEVIGRPPANNAQLPPPQRPPIPITTELPGVSKRRSPTCALQQTAASLLHEDHGGNLQIYVDGSVMPDTGSSTAACMVPALGKSKQCRLPNHATSTAAEVAGLHLAVDLLAEELQVTPVTIYCDSKASLLSLQRPERASLGVALLSSRLMALQEAGCSVSLHWLPAHVGIPGNEEADALAKRAHNCVVPPSLAVTASDFTCHRLRRHLLACHPDKRMSLGRPPRPLPQRGLARRETSLLLRLRIGCCWTGARRHRHGLIASSACASCGEPETLEHLLLACPAYLQQRDRLLQEFRRLGLPSTRQEDILFPGRSELPALLSVVEYLDSSGLSARL; this comes from the coding sequence CTCCAGCGAACAACGCACAACTGCCTCCTCCCCAGAGACCACCCATACCCATCACCACAGAGCTGCCCGGCGTTTCCAAACGGCGCTCCCCAACTTGTGCCCTTCAACAGACGGCTGCTTCCCTCCTGCATGAGGACCACGGTGGAAACCTGCAGATCTACGTTGACGGCTCGGTAATGCCGGACACAGGCTCGTCGACTGCGGCCTGCATGGTGCCCGCTTTGGGGAAGAGCAAGCAGTGTCGCCTCCCCAACCACGCGACGTCAACAGCGGCAGAGGTAGCAGGCCTTCACCTGGCTGTGGACTTACTCGCAGAGGAGCTGCAAGTGACCCCAGTGACCATCTACTGCGACTCCAAGGCGTCACTCCTCAGCCTGCAGAGGCCAGAAAGGGCCAGCCTCGGGGTTGCCCTGCTCTCGTCAAGGCTGATGGCGCTCCAGGAAGCGGGCTGCTCAGTATCCCTGCACTGGCTTCCAGCCCACGTAGGGATACCGGGCAACGAGGAAGCAGATGCACTGGCAAAGCGTGCCCACAACTGCGTGGTCCCGCCCAGCCTGGCAGTGACAGCCAGTGATTTCACATGCCACAGGCTTCGGCGCCATCTGCTGGCCTGCCATCCGGACAAGCGGATGTCCTTGGGCCGCCCTCCGCGACCACTTCCACAGCGCGGCCTCGCACGCAGGGAGACCTCCCTCCTTCTGCGACTGAGGATTGGCTGCTGTTGGACGGGTGCTCGCCGCCACCGGCACGGCCTCATCGCCTCttcagcctgtgcctcctgtgggGAGCCCGAgaccctggagcacctcctgctggcctgccctgcctACCTGCAGCAGCGTGACCGTCTCCTGCAGGAGTTCCGACGACTGGGGCTTCCTTCTACACGACAGGAAGACATCCTCTTCCCTGGTCGTAGCGAGCTACCAGCCCTCCtgagtgtcgtcgagtacctcgactcgtcggggctctcggcgagactctag